The nucleotide window gaggcaggaggatcaggatttcaaggctATCCTCTGCTACACGGTAAGTTTGAGACTGGCCTGAGTTGCTTGAGACCTGgactcaaagaaacaaagcaaaagttgGACATTGTGCCTTATGTCTTTCATGccagtggaggcagaggcaggcagatctctgaggacagacaggactatatagtgagtccctgactcagaaaacaacaataaaacaaaaaaatcacacagttttcaggggctggggagatgactcagtgcttaTGAGCATgagctgctcttgtggaggacctgggtttggtccctagcatccacaccaggcagctcacaatagcctatataactctagtttcagggggacctgatgttctcttctggattccaaaGGTGGtgtactcatatgcacatgcctatatagacacagacaaacatacactCTCTCTGAAAAAATTTTATGCCTTCAGAATAAATACTCTATGTTATCTACCAGGTAGAATATTCTAAAGAGGTATTAATGTCAACTTCTCATTAACATTGTTATGAAAATAGtgactttttcttctccttcttctccttctccttccccttcccgtCACCACCCCAGATCTTACTATGAAACCAGAACAGTCTCagatttgatattcttctgtctccacctcctgagtgcacAGCTGCAGATGAGTTTCAGCACTCTATCTCGGGGGTGTGctcatgtgtatatgagtgtcttggggtttctattgctgtgatgaaatggcAGGACCAAAACCCACCAAAGGAGAAAAGGCTTTTCCTCTTGTGCTCCACCATCCAGCAatgttagggcaggaactcagctcaaggcaggagctgatgcagggacCGCAGGAACCACAGAAGAACGAGGTCCACTGGCTTCCTTTCCCTGCTTGCCGGTTTTCCTGCTATACACTCCAGGACCAGGTATCTGCTCAGGAAGggcacccacagtgagctgagctcctctacaatcaatcaatcacaaGAAAGTGCCCCGCAGACtgagttccctcttcccagatgatcctgTCGATGACGACAAAACCTAACcaggatgaatgtgtgtgtgtgtgtgtgtgtgtgtgtgtgtgtgtgtgtgtgtgtgtgtgtggtgctaaCTGGCCTGCCTGAAActctatgtagcccatgctggcttgggtctcactgtatagctcatACTGACCTTCTACAGTTTGGATGTGACCCCCAAAGGTCCATGATTTGAAAGCTTGGTCTCCAGCATGGCACTGTTGCAGGGTGGTGGAACTTTTAGGGATTGTGTCTAATGAGAGGGCTATGCTTGTTTGGTGTGCTTGGTGACATGCCATTGAAGGTGATCATTGTGTGGAATCccaattccctcttctttctccgtGATTTGCTTTTCTAAGGTATGAGCAGTTTGCCACACACCCCTGCCCAGATGTGCTGCCCAAAGCAATGGGGCTAACAGGTTGTGCACTGGAACCTCAAAGCTGTGAGGAAAAtaagtctgtttttctttctccccctccaccgtccatgtgtatatatgtacatgtacatgcatgtggaggtgagaACAATAACTCTGAGCATCACTCCTCATGTGCTGACTGCCTTTGTGTTGTTTAAGTGGACAGAGCTCGTGAAGCAGGCTGGGCTGCCCAACCAGTGACATCACACTTGGCCTTTCTTAATGTAGGGTCTGAGGACTGGACTCAGTCCCTGTACTTCTGAGTTcccctctgcagcccaggctgaccttgaacttttagcAACTATGATGTTTCAgctttccaggtgctgggattataggcttgtgtcaccatgcccagccattaTTCTGCCTCTTATCTCAAAAGTACAAGTGGATACTGGAGTTGCCTTGCTTGAAGTTAGGTTTATTCTGTTAGGAGCTATAACCAGAATGTTTGGACATGGACTAAATTCAGACTGATCAAGTTCAAAAGCAGCAGGAGTATAACAGCAAGTGCATTGCTCTGATAAAAACAGATTATTGACACGAAATCCAGGGGTTTAATGTGTTTTATAATGATAGAGCCATTGTTGAGATTTTCCAAatgagacagaggcaagaggataaaCACAAgctcaatgccagcctggtctttgtaattgagttctaggtcagccagggctccatagtgagaccccctacatcacagaaacaaaacaaaagactccaCATGAACTAGGGAGGTTTTGaggtcttttgtttctgtttgtttgtttgtttttatttttgtttttgtaagcagggtctcacatagctcagaCTGGATTCTAACTAGTTATGCATCTGAGGAAGACCCTGAATGTCTAACCCTCAAGCTTTtacctcctagtgctgggattactggtgtgggCCACTATGATGAATTTATGGAGTGCAGATGTGTATGTGAAGCCTCCTGTACACTAATCTACTGCACCCCCAGCTGGAGACATGAATCATTAAGTGAAAACCAGTTTGGCCTTCCTAATCTGAAATCGACAGTGTCAGACAAGGGATCCTGTATTAGGGGCACCTGCCTGATGACTAGTTTCTGGACTAAGCTCCACCCACCTCTGACGGCTTCAGGGATAGATAGCTATGGTGTATCTCCACAATCTGGTCTGTGTAAGCGCACAGAAGACGTACTCATTTTCCTGCCTGTATTATCTATAATAGATAACTGCCCTGATGAGGAACCTGAGGATGGAATCCACGTATTAAACCATCATGTGAGCCACAGCTCATGCTTCAGATGAAAACCCGGGAAGCCCACATCTCTCTGCTGCATGGAAAGTGTATAATTAGCTCGGTGTGCAGCTTGACCCCAGTGATTTTTCTGACGCACTTGGCCCTTTCTGAGACCTCCAGTGTCTTCTCCACAGCTGGAGATGCCCAAAACTGCACGCAGCACTTCCCGTGGGTGTGGCCTTGAGTTCTTAGGCTCTCCTTGGTGctggctgcccccacccccctcaATGGGTCACATGTTTCAGCTATTCACACACCCGCAGAGCTCTTTGAAATGGACCATGAATGGCTTTATCAATTGTAATTGAGTTTTccagtccctcctatttctttttaaaaagtgattcttTGATGGAGTCTTCTCAAAAAACACTATAATTGGGCAGCCTGGGGCATGTGGGAAAGCCTCCTGATGGCGTCAGTAGCTATTCTcaggagaggaaaggcagagtatCCCCACTGGGAGATGACAGCACTTGTTTCAAGTTGGGGAAGAGCCTGTGGTTCTCTTCCTGCGTTTGGAGGGGAAAGCGAACACACAATGTTCATTTCCTAAATACGGGATGTGCTTTGCTAGCGGCTCATTTTCCAACATGTCATATCCTGGCTAAAGGCAGCAGGGGTCAGGACAGGAAACGGCCACTTCTCAGAATGAGACAAGGCTTTCCCAGAGCGGTCATTGGCTCCTGGGAACTATAAAGCACGCTCATCCAGAAACGGCCACCTACTTTTCTTCCTGGAGGCCAGAGTGAAGGGTAAGTGGGGAGTCCAAGGGGATGGATCTGAAATGGGATTGGTGACATGGGGGTCAGCTTTTAGGCCATTGTGTACTTGGAGCGACTTTTGCTCCTTCGTTCTTTTTACTTGAAAACTTCTTACTGGTCAGAAGACTCATGGAGGCCCAGAAGGAGCAGTAGGATTCCTGAGTCAGGAGACCAGTGCTCTTCACAGAGCCCTGGGAAGCATCGGCTGGATTTGCAACCTGTCTCTAAAATCCTCCATCTTAATAAATTTGGATGGGTTCTGGCTGATCGTGCTGATGCAAGGCTGGGATCCTAGTATTCCCAaggtggaagctggaggatcaggagtttgaggccaacttgaacTTAATaagatcctatctttaaaaaacaacaacaacaacaacaaaaaacaaatggaaagaaaagaaaatatttaataactttTGCCCTGATATTTGAGTTTGGATATGCTCTTTCTGTGACTAATTTGACATTCCTAAGACGTTCTGAATGGTAGAAAGTAGAGTGGGTATGAAAATGGGGGTCTCTGGCAACCAGGACAGATGAACTGTCTCCATCACCTTTCATGACCCAAGGATGCCTTCAGGAGTtgcttctcccccatccccttcttTTTTTGCCTGGAGAGAGGCACTTGTTAGGTAGCCTTAGATGGGCTAGAAGTCAatattagaccaggctggcctctcaaggatccagcctctgcctcccaagtcccaCACTGGACTTggctatttattttattccattggttagtctttctttctttctttttttaaatgacactTTAGAAGAGACATAGTATTAACTGGATGTGGTTTAGTTTTAATTAAGCTTGAACCAAAGGTCAAGATGTCTGAGGACTTTAGGATCTTAAATTAGAACAAATAGCAAATTCTGTCTTAGAAACAAAGTCTGTCAGGAGAGAGTGGCTTCAGAAAAGCAGCTGACTTAGAAAGAGtaggtgtttgtttatttaaattagggtttattttggcattttcaagcatactttgtttttgttgcttcttctccctctctttcccctacATCCCTTTGCCCTAACCTTTCCctcctttttctgagacaagatttccTCATGTAACCTAGGCTAAccctgaattcactatgtagctagcCTTGCTAGAAAGAATAATTTCTTTAGTTTGATAGATAATATACTTTTTGAGGTTTTGGttatgtgtgtggagggaggagagggtcaGCAGGAGGGAAGAGGATCCAACTTGATCCAAGGAAGTGTTCGGAAGTTGCTATTCCTCCACGCCCTTTCTTTTTTTGCCTTGAAACAGGCTCTCGTTATGTAGCcttggatggcctagaactcaatatttagaccaggttgaccttgaactctcaatcatcctgtttcccaagtgctgggattagagggaggaaggtaaggagagagagagaaagagagagagagagagagagagagagagagagagagagagagagagactgagagagagagagagaggaacaagaaACTGCTGTATCTCAAGTCTCTAGGATGCAGGTCTCCACATATGAAAAGCTTTTGTTATGCGCCCAGGTTGCCACTTGtaaagtgttttcttctttttcgtGGTTCTTGTTTgccaggggttgggggagggggcatagGATGGGGGTGTCATACCCAGAGctttgcacttgccaggcaatgGCTCTACCGTTGAGGTACACCTTCAGCCCAAGGGTCATCTTGAAGACAGAGAGAAGTCTAGGTATTCTACTATTCTAATAGTCAGCACGTTCACGCTTAAATCTTATTTAACCAGAGGATGAAGTCCGTAGATTCTATTCCCTGGGAGAAAAGCAGAAGACAGCGTAATCTCTTTTTGCATGTGCAGTTAACGTGTCCTGAAAACTTGTATGGCTTGTCCCAGACTCCAGAGCCAGCCTTTGAAAACTTGACACATGACCCAATGGTAACCTACCGCACCGTCTCCCCGCCCTGAGTGGTAGTAATGGATATCTATTTATTCAAGTATTTATTTCTGCGGCGTTGGGGGTAAATGTAGGGGTTGAATGCTAGCGAAGTGATCTCCCATGAAGATCCACCTCCAGCCTAAGGTCTATGTAATCTTTGAAGACTCCCTCTTGTGCACCGGCCAGCTCTAGGCTGGGGCAGCGGCGGGCGCGGAGACTCCGGGGCTAACTGCGTGTCTGTGTCCCCACAGGGCATGGAGAGGCTGGCGGCCTGGGAGCCGCTGGGCGTGGATGCGCTGCGGCGCTTCCAAGGACTGCTGCTGGACCGCCGCGGCAGGCTGCACGGCCAAGCGCTGCGCCTGCGCGAAGTGGCCCGGAGGCTGGAGCGTCTACGCCGGCGCTCCCTGGCGGCCAACGTGGCGGGCAGCTCTCTGAGCGCCGCGGGCGCGGTGGCCGCCATCGTGGGGCTGTCACTCAGCCCGGTCACCCTGGGGGCCTCGCTCGTGGCCTCGGCCGTGGGCCTAGGGGTGGCCACAGCCGGAGGGGCGGTCACCATCACGTCCGACCTCTCTCTGATCTTCTGCAATTCCCGGGAGGTGCGGAGGGTGCAGGAGATCGCCGCCACCTGCCAGGACCAGATGCGCGAGCTCCTGAGCTGCTTGGAGTTCTTCTGTCAGTGGCAGGGCCGCGGGGACCGCCAGCTGCTGCAGAGCGGGAGGGACGCCTCCATGGCCCTTTACAACTCTGTGTACTTCATCGTCTTCTTCGGCTCGCGGGGCTTCCTCATCCCCAGGCGTGCCGAGGGGGCCACCAAAGTCAGCCAGGCGGTGCTGAAGGCCAAGATTCAGAAACTGTCTGAGAGCCTGGAGTCCTGCACCGGCGCCCTGGATGAACTTAGTGAGCAGCTGGAGTCCCGGGTCCGGCTCTACACCAAGGCCGGCCGCAGCCACAACCTCAGGACCTCCGCTGATCAGGATGCAGGGTTGTTTTTCTAAGAACATCCTTTACCTACATGGGATGTTCTAGATCTGTAGCATCCACGGGGAAGGGCCACATGGGTGGAGTGCAAAGGATGACAGAAGCTGTTCTTGTAGGATGTTGGTCCTCAACTCCTTGCGTGTGAGGGGCCTTTTCACTTGTGGAATCCCAATGGAGTATGTGACCCTGAACCACTCACTTTGGGCGGGGAGGGGGCAAAAATCCTTTCTGACTGCACACAGCTAGGCCGACTCTCCCTTTTTAGAGTTATGGGGAAGGGGACCTTGATGGTTTGAgctgggg belongs to Onychomys torridus chromosome 3, mOncTor1.1, whole genome shotgun sequence and includes:
- the Apold1 gene encoding apolipoprotein L domain-containing protein 1, producing the protein MERLAAWEPLGVDALRRFQGLLLDRRGRLHGQALRLREVARRLERLRRRSLAANVAGSSLSAAGAVAAIVGLSLSPVTLGASLVASAVGLGVATAGGAVTITSDLSLIFCNSREVRRVQEIAATCQDQMRELLSCLEFFCQWQGRGDRQLLQSGRDASMALYNSVYFIVFFGSRGFLIPRRAEGATKVSQAVLKAKIQKLSESLESCTGALDELSEQLESRVRLYTKAGRSHNLRTSADQDAGLFF